One window from the genome of Paramisgurnus dabryanus chromosome 24, PD_genome_1.1, whole genome shotgun sequence encodes:
- the LOC135724818 gene encoding uncharacterized protein: MGKSCCAIGCSNRFGKNSKLSFYRLPKQPERRNKWIAALCRKNWNPVTETWICSSHFVSGTKNDNPLHPDYVPSLFSFTSKSGQTRAVNNLARYERSLAAAALLDMQQSFASKAEVDQNICMSSSEEQTVEVQGTAVQTEMTHSDVTALHEQIKSLNAECFSLRDKVHTLECELKRRTLDPSEFDDSKMKCFTGLPNLQTFMLVLNLISSVFPKSPKQQLTATQELLLTLMKLRLNLSEELLGHMFLIHQSTVSRIFRRWINVMASRLHPFILPEIGDLAPPTEHSGLVDKLLPEDLVVADQDDSVGLLSAEVETSPFAEEKKQLSCKKIDSAREMSCVKRTHVEKVIGMLRQKYTILGSTVPERLITVLQNDKVEDNLIDKIVLTCYGLCNLCETKVPSD, from the exons ATGGGAAAAAGCTGTTGTGCGATAGGCTGTAGTAACAGATTTGGCAAGAACTCGAAGCTGTCGTTTTACAGACTACCTAAACAACCGGAAAGGAGAAATAAATGGATCGCTGCACTTTGCAGAAAGAACTGGAATCCAGTCACCGAAACGTGGATTTGCAGTAGCCATTTTGTGTCAG GAACAAAGAATGATAATCCCCTACACCCTGACTACGTGCCAAGCTTATTTAGTTTCACCTCCAAAAGCGGTCAAACTCGGGCTGTCAACAACCTGGCAAGATATGAAAGATCTCTAGCTGCCGCAGCTCTTCTGGACATGCAACAGAGTTTTGCATCAAAAGCAGAGGTGGATCAAAACATTTGCATGTCCTCATCAGAG GAACAGACTGTTGAGGTCCAAGGTACGGCGGTCCAGACAGAGATGACACACAGTGATGTAACCGCTTTACATGAACAGATTAAATCTTTAAACGCCGAATGTTTTTCCCTTAGGGATAAAGTTCACACATTAGAATGTGAGTTAAAACGGCGTACCCTTGACCCTTCAGAGTTTGATGACAGCAAAATGAAATGCTTCACCGGACTACCCAATTTACAGACATTCATGCTAGTGTTAAATTTGATCTCATCAGTTTTTCCTAAATCTCCAAAGCAGCAATTAACGGCTACTCAGGAACTACTACTTACACTCATGAAGCTCCGCCTCAATCTCTCAGAGGAACTTTTGGGCCACATGTTCTTGATTCATCAGTCAACTGTATCAAGAATTTTTCGACGCTGGATAAATGTCATGGCAAGCAGGCTTCATCCTTTCATATTGCCAGAAATAGGAGACTTAGCCCCGCCTACTGAGCACAGTGGGTTAGTTGACAAGCTCTTGCCAGAGGACTTGGTAGTTGCTGACCAGGATGACAGTGTTGGCTTGCTTTCTGCAGAAGTGGAAACGTCACCATTCGCAGAAGAGAAGAAACAGCTTAGCTGTAAAAAGATTGACTCAGCTAGAGAAATGTCATGTGTGAAAAGAACACATGTTGAAAAAGTGATTGGAATGTTGAGACAGAAATACACAATTTTAGGCTCAACTGTGCCTGAACGCCTCATTACAGTTTTACAAAACGACAAAGTGGAGGACAACCTTATAGATAAGATTGTGTTAACATGTTATGGTCTATGTAATCTTTGTGAAACCAAAGTGCCTTCAGATTGA
- the LOC135724786 gene encoding uncharacterized protein has translation MTGKSCAMASAVPVFLLVSAALFTVTVANGDCEGFWTYNGIYKPPIHCKNMAFCCGTCSYRYCCYNPMEKYTEDEEKYCFVYTDNSGTTAMVVGSVVASAIVGFIILLLTICCVCPCCCLYKKCRKRESIMTTATTTVITSRNPPYQPMPLQQGYGGQPAYGGQPMPTGPHQGQPYAVGPPPPFQEAGGPGYPVPYSQAAFDPGQVSYPIHPPVQPGFTQPPPPTDYNST, from the exons ATGACGGGAAAGAGCTGCGCTATGGCCTCCGCCGTCCCGGTTTTTCTGTTAGTGTCTGCGGCTCTATTCACCGTAACAGTCG ccAATGGTGACTGTGAGGGCTTCTGGACCTACAATGGCATATACAAGCCACCCATTCACTGCAAGAATATGGCGTTCTGCTGTGGAACCTGTTCTTACCGATATTGTTGCTACAATCCAATGGAAAAATATACAGAAGATGAagaaaaatattgttttgt ttatacAGACAACAGTGGTACCACGGCTATGGTTGTGGGCTCGGTGGTGGCATCAGCGATTGTAGGCTTCATCATTCTTCTCCTCACCATCTGCTGCGTCTGTCCCTGCTGCTGTCTCTACAAAAAGTGCAGGAAACGTGAAT CTATAATGACAACAGCAACAACTACGGTCATAACTTCCCGAAACCCACCATACCAGCCTATGCCCCTTCAGCAAGGGTACGGAGGTCAGCCGGCTTACGGAGGGCAGCCCATGCCGACCGGACCGCATCAGGGACAGCCGTATGCAGTGGGACCACCACCCCCATTTCAGGAAGCTG GAGGTCCAGGATATCCTGTTCCTTACAGCCAGGCAGCTTTTGATCCCGGTCAGGTTTCTTATCCCATACATCCTCCAGTTCAGCCTGGTTTTACTCAACCACCACCACCAACAGACTACAACTCAACTTAA
- the LOC135724770 gene encoding protein shisa-5-like: protein MASAVPVVLLLSAALFTATVADDDCKSYMTSNGIFKGPIDCNSFQFCCGTCDNRYCCYNPLERFSEDAQDFCDNELYDNEIRSIALGVSVAAIVIAIIIFTICCVCPCCCFYKMCRKPRPIMTTATTTVITSQYPQQPVIQGGQYPPYQPMPPQQGYGGQPAYGGQPMPTGPYHPQPYAVGPPPPYQEAGGPGYPVPYSQAAFDPGQASYPIHPPVQPGFTQPPPPTDYNSTQPAYNPAYMPPPKTGY, encoded by the exons ATGGCCTCCGCCGTCCCGGTTGTTCTGCTCCTGTCTGCGGCTTTATTCACCGCAACAGTCG ccGATGATGACTGTAAGAGCTACATGACCAGCAATGGCATATTCAAGGGGCCCATTGATTGCAATTCTTTCCAGTTCTGCTGTGGAACCTGTGATAACCGATATTGTTGCTACAATCCACTGGAGAGGTTTTCAGAGGATGCACAAGATTTTTGTGATAA tgaGTTATACGACAATGAGATCAGGTCTATCGCTTTGGGCGTGTCGGTGGCAGCGATCGTAATCGCCATCATTATCTTCACCATCTGCTGCGTCTGTCCCTGCTGCTGTTTCTACAAAATGTGCAGGAAACCTAGAC CTATAATGACAACAGCAACAACTACGGTCATAACTTCCCAATACCCTCAACAACCCGTCATACAGGGAGGTCAGTACCCACCATACCAGCCTATGCCCCCTCAGCAAGGGTACGGAGGTCAGCCGGCTTACGGAGGTCAGCCCATGCCGACCGGACCGTATCACCCACAGCCGTATGCAGTGGGACCACCACCCCCATATCAGGAAGCTG GAGGTCCAGGATATCCTGTTCCTTACAGCCAGGCAGCTTTTGATCCCGGTCAGGCTTCTTATCCCATACATCCTCCGGTTCAGCCTGGTTTTACTCAACCACCCCCACCAACAGACTACAACTCAACTCAACCAGCGTACAACCCAGCCTACATGCCACCACCAAAGACCGGTTACTAA
- the LOC135724979 gene encoding protein shisa-5-like isoform X2, whose protein sequence is MTSRVLIYLILTVILFHVTAASDCKDYTSSSGSYKSRSSCGYRQFCCGTCNNRYCCSNSYDRLNQDACIIKSFSNAITGLIVLAIAVFVILTLICCCCPCCCLYNVCRKPRPVVGTSTTTVVNTQCVMQQPPVQGAQYPPYQPVPTQPPYGGQPYPAQSYAHGQYQAQPYAQGPYQAQPYAPGPPPPYQTVGPGYPSSQAAYPPTQAGFAPMPQPTDTSKQPPYNPAFMQPPPT, encoded by the exons ATGACTTCCCGTGTTTTGATCTATCTGATATTGACTGTGATTTTATTCCACGTAACAGCTG CTTCTGATTGTAAAGATTACACGAGCAGCAGTGGCTCGTATAAATCCCGCTCTAGCTGCGGTTACAGGCAATTCTGCTGTGGGACGTGCAACAACAGATACTGCTGCTCAAATTCATATGACAGGTTGAATCAAGATGCCTGCATTAT AAAAAGCTTTAGTAATGCTATCACTGGATTGATAGTACTGGCGATTGCGGTCTTCGTCATCCTGACTCTCATCTGTTGTTGCTGTCCGTGCTGCTGTCTCTACAACGTGTGCAGAAAACCCAGAC CCGTGGTGGGAACGTCAACCACAACAGTTGTAAATACGCAATGCGTTATGCAGCAGCCTCCCGTCCAGGGAGCTCAATACCCACCATATCAGCCTGTGCCAACACAGCCACCTTATGGAGGGCAGCCTTATCCAGCACAGTCATATGCACACGGACAATACCAGGCACAGCCATATGCACAAGGACCATATCAGGCACAGCCATACGCACCAGGACCCCCACCCCCATATCAGACAGTTG GCCCTGGATATCCCAGCAGTCAGGCTGCATATCCACCTACTCAGGCAGGTTTCGCTCCTATGCCCCAGCCAACAGACACCTCGAAACAGCCACCGTATAACCCCGCCTTTATGCAGCCACCACCCACCTAA
- the LOC135724979 gene encoding protein shisa-5-like isoform X1 — protein MTSRVLIYLILTVILFHVTAASDCKDYTSSSGSYKSRSSCGYRQFCCGTCNNRYCCSNSYDRLNQDACIIKSFSNAITGLIVLAIAVFVILTLICCCCPCCCLYNVCRKPRPVVGTSTTTVVNTQCVMQQPPVQGAQYPPYQPVPTQPPYGGQPYPAQSYAHGQYQAQPYAQGPYQAQPYAPGPPPPYQTVAGPGYPSSQAAYPPTQAGFAPMPQPTDTSKQPPYNPAFMQPPPT, from the exons ATGACTTCCCGTGTTTTGATCTATCTGATATTGACTGTGATTTTATTCCACGTAACAGCTG CTTCTGATTGTAAAGATTACACGAGCAGCAGTGGCTCGTATAAATCCCGCTCTAGCTGCGGTTACAGGCAATTCTGCTGTGGGACGTGCAACAACAGATACTGCTGCTCAAATTCATATGACAGGTTGAATCAAGATGCCTGCATTAT AAAAAGCTTTAGTAATGCTATCACTGGATTGATAGTACTGGCGATTGCGGTCTTCGTCATCCTGACTCTCATCTGTTGTTGCTGTCCGTGCTGCTGTCTCTACAACGTGTGCAGAAAACCCAGAC CCGTGGTGGGAACGTCAACCACAACAGTTGTAAATACGCAATGCGTTATGCAGCAGCCTCCCGTCCAGGGAGCTCAATACCCACCATATCAGCCTGTGCCAACACAGCCACCTTATGGAGGGCAGCCTTATCCAGCACAGTCATATGCACACGGACAATACCAGGCACAGCCATATGCACAAGGACCATATCAGGCACAGCCATACGCACCAGGACCCCCACCCCCATATCAGACAGTTG cAGGCCCTGGATATCCCAGCAGTCAGGCTGCATATCCACCTACTCAGGCAGGTTTCGCTCCTATGCCCCAGCCAACAGACACCTCGAAACAGCCACCGTATAACCCCGCCTTTATGCAGCCACCACCCACCTAA